The genomic DNA ACGGGAACTCTTCCCTGTTGACAAGTTTGAGAAGAGCCTCGAATCACCGGATCACTGTTAGAGACTGCTCAGGGCGACCAAATTCAGTTCACCAGCTCTCAAAAATGTCACGTTGGGTTCCGGCTAATCTCGTATTTTGGTTCGCCCCGAGTTTAATGGAGGGTAGGAAATTGGAAAAGGAACCCCTCACATGCCCGTCAAGTACACCGACGAACTCAAGCAGCGTGCTGTAGAGCTCGTCACCCACGCCCAGGCCGATCCCGACACCGCCCGCGGCGCGGTCACCCGCATCGCCGCAGAACTCGGCGTGAGCGCTGCGGGAGTCGGGTCTGTGTTGGAGCCGGGTCTCGGGGTGTAGTCGGGGCGTTCGCCGGGCGCTCCCGCCGTAGTCGGCGGAGTCATGATCTTCCTGTCCGCCTCGGTGGATGCGTTGGACAGCTGACCCGCCCGGATCGTCCTAGACTGCGGTCATGTCATCTCTCAGACCGGTGCCACCGCCCGCGCCCCCGGCCCGTCCCGCGCGGGTCACCGCCGCGGTCGGTACCGCCTGGGCGGTGCTGGTGCTGGGTGTCGTCCCGTTGCTGATCCTGTCGTTCGAGGCCGCCGGCGGGGTCGGTGACCCGGGGGCGGGCTGGCTTCTCTTCGGGATGATGATGCTCTCGGTCCTGCTGTGCCTCCTCGTCGCCCCCGTGGCGGCCGGACTGGCGCTGTTCAGCGCGGTGACGCTGCCCCGGGAGCGGCTGTCCCTCGCGGTGGTGGGGATTGCCATGATCGGCGTCTTTGCCGCGTGCCTGCTCTTCCTCGAGGACGGCGCGGGAGCCGGACTCGGGGTGGGGGCAGCGCTCGTGGCGGGCACGGCCCTGGTCGGCCGAGCCAAGGGAGCGGCCGCCGGCCCGCCCGCTCAGATGCAGTAGTTGCCCGGCGGGTAGTCGGACTCATCCTCCGGCCCGGGGTGGGTGTCCTGCGAGACGCGCTTGTTGATGGCGAAGGCCCCTGGAAATCAGTCTCCTGGCAAACCGGAGGTCAAAACGAACAGTTGATCTTGGGTCCCCTGCCGCGACAGGGAAAAGGGCTTGGACTGCGAAATCTTCCCGAAAAATCCAGCCGGTGCTGGGGAAAATTGGTGAGCGGCGGAAGTTTATTTTCTCCGTGGGTTCCCCTCAGACCGAATATATGACACACTGGGTGGCGGTCGCGGTTTCTGTGTGCAGTGTTTATGCGCTCGCAAGAGATGTACAACGCGAGGGCTCGGTTTTCTTCATCCACGCATTAACCGCGGAGGTTATAGGTCGCCGAGAATTTCAAACGACCCGTACGCCAGTGAATCATGCTGACGGACGTAGCATCACCTCATCAGGAATTAGGTATTAAAATGGCACAGGGAACTGTGAAGTGGTTCAACGGCGAGAAGGGCTTCGGTTTCATCGAGCCTTCCGACGGATCCGCTGACGTCTTCGTCCACTACTCCGAGATCCAGGGTGGCGGCTTCCGCAACCTGGACGAGGGCCAGAAGGTCGAGTTCGAGACCGGCATGGGCGCCAAGGGCCCCCAGGCTCAGCAGGTTCGCGCCATCTAGGCCGACTGCTCGTTGAAGAACAACCGCCTC from Corynebacterium guangdongense includes the following:
- a CDS encoding cold-shock protein, with protein sequence MAQGTVKWFNGEKGFGFIEPSDGSADVFVHYSEIQGGGFRNLDEGQKVEFETGMGAKGPQAQQVRAI